In the genome of Vicia villosa cultivar HV-30 ecotype Madison, WI linkage group LG7, Vvil1.0, whole genome shotgun sequence, one region contains:
- the LOC131615731 gene encoding heavy metal-associated isoprenylated plant protein 47-like has translation MTQKIVIEIPLHCAKCKRKILGICTIADGVTSVSFEREGKDRVVIKGEDVDAARVTQCLREKVSKYARLVSVARD, from the exons ATGACG CAAAAGATTGTGATTGAGATACCACTCCATTGTGCAAAATGCAAGAGGAAAATATTGGGCATATGCACCATTGCTGATG GTGTTACATCGGTTAGTTTTGAAAGGGAAGGAAAAGATAGAGTGGTGATTAAAGGAGAAGATGTTGATGCAGCAAGGGTGACACAATGTTTGAGGGAGAAAGTCAGCAAGTATGCTAGACTTGTTAGTGTGGCCAGAGATTAA